A stretch of DNA from Roseovarius faecimaris:
TCGTCTCCAGCATTTTCAGCTGGTGGTTTTCACCCGGCGTGATGGTGGCCTTCTCCTTGCGGCGCTCCAGTTCGCGCTTTGCATTGGCCAGGGCTTCTTCGGCAGTGTTTTGCGCCGCACGGGCGTCTGAGAAAATGAGCTTTGGCATTTTGGGGTCTCCTTCAGAATTCTGGGGGTGGCCGGGATCATTCGGCCCATCGGTTGAGGTGGGGGTGTCAGAGGCATTCGTCGCGGACCCGCCCCCCCCTGGATTTGAGGTGCCGCTTTCACCGGCGGGGTTTTTCGTGGCTTCGGTTTTTGACCGGGCGCTGCTGCTGCGCTTGCGGCCGGTGGACCGGGTGACCTTGGGGTCGGCGGATGCGTTGTCAGCCTCTGCCGTCTCCATCGCCGCGAGGTCATCGGCGAGCTTTGCCGCCGCGGCGTCCTGCACGTCCTTTTCGGGAAATGGCCGCAGGTCTTCGGCACGGGCGGCGGCATGCGCTTTGTCGGCAGCAGCCTCGGCTTCGGCCTTGGTTGGCTTGGCCGTCTTGCCGCGCCGGGCCGGTTGCCGGGTCGTCTTGGTGGCGGAGGGTTTGGGCTTACGTGCCATGCGATGCACTCCTTGCGTCAGCCGATTGCGGATCGGGGTGGTTGAGGGTGGTTGAGAGCGCCATCTGCTGATCCAGCATCGACAACGCACGGGGGATATTGAGGGTGCCCTGCCCGGACCCTTCGGGCGCGGTTCCGGACCAGGGGTCGCAGGAGGCGACCAGCAGGTCGCGCACCTTGGCCGAGGTCATGGGCCGGGCCATCTTGCGCGCGCGCGCCACGATCAGCGCGGCGGCCCCGGCAACGAAGGGCGCGGCAAAGCTGGTGCCGGTGACCCGGTGATAGCCGTCGATTGACGGGCAGAGCACACGCTCGCCCGGGGCCGAGAGGTCCACGTGATCCCCTTTGGTGGAAAAGGGGCTCGCCGCGCCCTCGCGGCCATGGCTGCCCACGGCAATCACGTCATCAGCGGCGGCGGGATAATACCGCTCGGTCTTGCCGGAGTTGCCGCTGGCGGCGACCATGACCGTGCCGCGCGCCAGCGCGTAGGAGGTCGTCGCTTCATGGGGCTTCGGATCGTCAGGCAGAAGGTCGCTCTCGGCGGTACCGAAGGAGCAGTTGAGCACCTTCGCCCCAAGGTCGACCGAACGCTTGATCGCGTAATCTATGTCAGACAGCGCGCCGAGCCCCACAACCCGTTCCTCGCGACGGCCGGGTTTGGCAGCGGAGGCCAGCACCCGGACCGGCATCAACGAATTGGTCCGTGTCAGCCCGGCGGGCATGTTCCGCCCCTGCCCGCCAATGATCGCCAGGCAAGCGGTGCCATGGGGGTTGCGGCCCTCATCGGGATCGGTGTCGCGCTCACCAAAGTCGCCGACCAGTTCCATGCCGGAACCCAGCTCGCTCTGGGCAAAATCCACCGCGTCAAAGCCCGCGCCGACGCGTCCCACAAGCTCGGCGTGGCGCATGGCGGCACCGGTGTCGAGCACGGCAACCGTGACCGCCGGATCGCCCGCCTCCAAGGCGCGGGCCGCATCCGCCCCGACGCGCTCCCACGGCCAGAGGTCATCTGGCGAGGGTGTGGCCGGGGTCATGCCCGCATCGGCGGCGGTCACGAAATAGTCCATCGACGCGGCGGTGACGACACCCAGCTGGCGCAGCGCGTCGACCGTTTCATCCAGCCGGACGATATCCGAGAACGTCGCCACATAGGTGCGCGACAGGCCCGAGGCATGTTCGACCATATCGAAGCTGTCCTGCCCCACTGCGGCGTCGTGCAGCCGCGCGATGGCGATATTCTCTCCGGGGATGCGCAGCACGCGGTCGACCGCGCCGTGTCCGGTCTCCGAGGCAGGGTCGAGGCCGAAGGCGCGCACGGCCGAGCGGGCCGGGATTTTCTCCACCCCCTCGCCCAGAGCCAGCGTGAAGATCAGCCGTCGGGGCGAGCAATAGGCGCGCGCGGTCGGGGCCCAGGGCATGGAGAGATGCGAAGCACTCATGCCCGGCCCTCCTGATGCAGATCGAAGGCCAGCGTGTCGGGCGCGCCCTCCTCCCAGTCCAGCGACAGCGCGCCCGAAAGGACCGGCCCGGGCGTGGCGATGGTCACCGCGTCATCGCGCAGCTCCAGCACCTCGGCGGGCGCGCCGTTGACCGTGACGCCCCGCAGCGCGCCTTGCCGGGTCAGGTTGCGCCCGGTGATCTTGAGCCGGTGACGCGCGGCCGGGTCCAGCGCCTGCACCTGCCCCGGATCGAGGGAAATACCGCTGACCGAATTGACCACCCGCTGATCGGCCACCTTCAGCGCCTGTTTGAGCCGGTCAGATGGCAGGCGCGAGAGGCGGCGCATCTCATGCTGACCGCCCTTGGCCTTGACCTTTTGCATGTCGGCCAGGTTGCGCACACCGATCCATTCCAGCCGCCGCGCCTCTTCCTCGGATAGCCCGTCGACCGCCTCGGCAATGGCGGGCTCTTCGGCTTCGAACTCCACGGCATGTTCTTCCAGCATGGGCCGGGTGACGGTGGTAAACCCGATCCTGAGCGTGCTCACCCCGGCCTCGCCCGGCAGGGCAGGCCGCACGCGGACCTCGGCGCTTTCGATGTCGATCACCGCGCGCATGTCCATCGCGAAATCCTTGACCGCGAAGTTGAGACCGGCGGTCTGGGACCGGAAATTCAGCGCCGATTGCGCGCGCTCAAGCTGGGTTGAGACGGCATTGAGCAGGTCTTCGAGTGGCAGGGCGGGCGTTGCGTCAGACATCGGCAGGACCCTCCAGGTCGAAGGTGACGGACATGCGCGCCACGGGCAGCGCGAGGTCGCGCGATTGCAGCGCATAAGGTGGGCGCGCAGTGATCTGCATCCCGGGGTCCAGGGCAAATTCCATGGGCAGCTCGGCAATGATCCGCTTCAGCTCGATCGGCGCATCCCCGGTCAGGGCGATGAGGCCCGAGGCGAGGTCAATCAGCGTATGGTCCAGCGATTGGCGGCTCATGTCTGACCTCCGTCGCTGGGCGCTTCGATCTGCACCGGCGTGGTGGTCACGCTTTGCGTGGTCTGGTCAGGCACGCGGCTCACCGGCGCATTCACCGTGCGGGCCGTGCGCTCCAGCAGGACCTTCTGCGCGTCAGACACAAAGCTGTCGAGCGGGACAGTCTCGGAGCCGAAAACGATCTTTACCTCGCCTTGCAGCTCTGCGGCGATGGCGGCATCGGACTGGGCGTTCACGGCGGTTGAAATCATCGCCTGAGCGGTGGGCGCCGAGAAGCCGGGGCGCGCCGACCAGCTTGACTGTTGCTGGGCGGGGTCCTGGCTTTGGGCGTAATGCACCAGCGCCTGATCGGCGGCCTTGGCGCGGATGCGGATGCGGGCGGAAATCTCGCCACGCTCCACCTTGACCTTGTGCATGCCCAGAAGCGCCATGGAGGCAAGCGTCCGCATCCGGTCTTCGCCCAGGCGCAAACGCGCCTGCGGGATAAGCTGTGTCTCGATCAGCTCTTCGCTGAGGTCTTCGCCATCGAGGTCATAATCCTCCAACCAGACAGGGGACGCGCCCCAATCACCGTCTTTCTGCCGCGGCACGACGCGCGGTTGTTCGGCAAGCGTCGTCGGCAGAACAAGCTGAAGATCGGCGGGATATTTCTCGATCAGCCAGTCGCGCACCTGGTTGGTCGACACATTATTGGCCGAGAAATCCTCGACCGTCTGCGCCAGCGAACTGACCAGCGACGCGAAGGCTTCCATCTGGCGGATCGAGCTGTCGACGATGGCGTCAAATGTGCCGTGAACCAGCGAAGCGACGAAAGAGGCGAAATCCAGCTCCTCGCTCATCGCACCGGCAGCGGCGGGCAAATCGGATACCGTCCGCAGCAGCGATTTTTGTCCGGCAGGGCCTATGGCTGCGGGGTCTTCGGCGGCAGGGGCCGGTGCGGCGGGCGCACCGTATCCGGTTTGCGGGCCGAGCATGGGCCGGGCGAAAATATCTGTTTCATAGGGGTCCGCGGGCGCCAGTGTTTGCGGTGACGCGGTCAACGCACCGCGCACCCGTTCGATCTTTGAGCGCAGCGCCTCACGTTCAGTCCCCGGCAAGGCCGCGAAGGCGGCGGATTGGCCCAGAGCGGCCTCGGCCTCTCCCAGCACGCGGGCGGCGGCATATGGATCGGCGGCATGGGTCATGAGGGCGCTCCGGCTGGGCGCGCGGGCTGCCAGTTCAGCAGTTGCTGGTTGCGCGCAAGATCCTGCAGGCGACGGCCTGAAATGGGTACTGCCTTGGCGAGGGCCGCCTGGAAGGCAGCAAGGGTTTCGGGCGGCGGTGTCAGCGCCTCGGCAAGTTTGGCAAGCCCGGCCTCGCGGCCACATTCGGTCAACACGTCCAGCGCCATGGCCAGGGCGGCCCCGTTCACCAGCGGCGGGTGCGCCAGCACGAGCCGCGCGGCGGGGGTCAGCATCTGCTCAACCGCGTATTCGTTTTGCGCGGCGGTGAACGCGGGCAGATCCCCGGCGGCGCTCAGCCTTGTCTTCCAATTGGCGCTCCAGAGCTCGGCCCCGTTCACAGGTGTCTTTCGGGCCTGTGCATCGCCGGCCAGAACCGCCGCCATGAGTGCCTGTTCCTGCTCGCCGAACACCTGCGAGACCCCCTGAGGATCACGCGCCCGGGCAAGGGCCAGCACCGCCCCCATGTCACCGGTATCGAGCCTTTGCCCCAGCATGCCGAAACGCACGCCTGCGGCGGTAGGATCCTCCCCGACATAGGCATAGCCGGCGGCGCCGGAGATGCCGCGCGCCACGATCTCGACAATCGGC
This window harbors:
- a CDS encoding S8 family peptidase → MSASHLSMPWAPTARAYCSPRRLIFTLALGEGVEKIPARSAVRAFGLDPASETGHGAVDRVLRIPGENIAIARLHDAAVGQDSFDMVEHASGLSRTYVATFSDIVRLDETVDALRQLGVVTAASMDYFVTAADAGMTPATPSPDDLWPWERVGADAARALEAGDPAVTVAVLDTGAAMRHAELVGRVGAGFDAVDFAQSELGSGMELVGDFGERDTDPDEGRNPHGTACLAIIGGQGRNMPAGLTRTNSLMPVRVLASAAKPGRREERVVGLGALSDIDYAIKRSVDLGAKVLNCSFGTAESDLLPDDPKPHEATTSYALARGTVMVAASGNSGKTERYYPAAADDVIAVGSHGREGAASPFSTKGDHVDLSAPGERVLCPSIDGYHRVTGTSFAAPFVAGAAALIVARARKMARPMTSAKVRDLLVASCDPWSGTAPEGSGQGTLNIPRALSMLDQQMALSTTLNHPDPQSADARSASHGT